A section of the Sporosarcina sp. ANT_H38 genome encodes:
- a CDS encoding YlbF family regulator, with protein sequence MTVNIYDDLNKLEATFRKTEEFLEVQQAVEEVKADEDALALFKSFRKIQLSLQEKQMQGEEPVAEELEYAQKTAQLAQQNPKIMKMLESEMKLSGLIEEVNRVLMKPVQQLYESI encoded by the coding sequence ATGACAGTGAATATCTATGACGATTTAAACAAATTGGAAGCAACATTCCGGAAAACGGAAGAATTTTTAGAAGTACAACAAGCAGTAGAAGAAGTAAAAGCAGATGAGGATGCATTAGCGTTATTCAAGAGCTTCCGTAAAATCCAATTGAGCCTTCAGGAAAAACAGATGCAAGGTGAAGAACCAGTCGCTGAAGAACTTGAATATGCTCAAAAAACTGCACAACTTGCTCAGCAAAACCCTAAAATTATGAAAATGCTTGAATCAGAAATGAAATTGAGCGGTTTGATCGAAGAAGTAAACCGTGTACTCATGAAACCAGTACAACAATTATACGAATCCATCTAA